The following proteins are encoded in a genomic region of Fervidobacterium pennivorans DSM 9078:
- a CDS encoding SpoIIE family protein phosphatase: MLTTEIYYAQKNKAGEEVCGDTVKFKKTEEKTVVSVSDGLGSGIKASILSTLTASMATTMLLSDVPISEVFSSIISTLPTCKVRGISYATLATCYVNHVSGDCHIFEYDFPVVLFYREGEFVELEKKVHEIQGRKVLESGIQIKPGDIVFLMTDGISQAGMGTVKYPFGFGVDNVKKELKNLLDNKVDLQSITKHLVRLAEALDRGTKGDDATVCAIKIRERRNLTIMVGPPEKKENDKIVVEKLMNAEGKKVICGGTTSQIVEKILGKKVEIDFSSISEYSPPIGYMEGVDLVTEGIITLSQVFRYYENQDTTLGIGAQKLIDMLEEADVITFLVGRAINPAHQNPLFSHDISLKFRLIHDISQTLKKRGKVVKIEYY; the protein is encoded by the coding sequence ATGTTGACAACTGAGATATATTACGCACAAAAGAACAAAGCCGGCGAAGAGGTTTGCGGTGATACGGTAAAGTTTAAAAAGACCGAAGAAAAAACTGTTGTAAGTGTTTCAGATGGGCTTGGTAGTGGAATAAAGGCAAGCATCCTTTCAACCTTGACCGCTTCTATGGCTACAACGATGTTGCTCAGCGATGTGCCTATTTCTGAGGTCTTTTCGTCTATCATTTCAACGCTTCCAACGTGTAAAGTTCGGGGAATAAGTTATGCGACACTTGCCACTTGTTATGTTAACCATGTGAGTGGAGATTGCCATATCTTTGAGTACGATTTTCCTGTAGTCCTCTTCTACAGAGAAGGTGAGTTCGTTGAGCTTGAAAAGAAAGTACACGAAATACAGGGTAGAAAAGTTCTCGAAAGCGGTATTCAAATTAAGCCCGGAGATATCGTCTTTTTGATGACAGATGGTATTTCGCAAGCGGGTATGGGAACTGTGAAGTATCCATTTGGTTTCGGAGTAGATAACGTTAAAAAAGAATTGAAGAATTTACTCGATAACAAGGTTGATTTGCAGAGTATCACAAAACATCTTGTTAGACTTGCCGAAGCACTTGACAGAGGCACAAAAGGTGATGACGCAACTGTTTGTGCGATAAAAATCAGAGAGAGAAGAAATCTAACAATCATGGTTGGACCACCTGAAAAGAAAGAGAATGACAAGATAGTTGTTGAGAAACTGATGAATGCAGAAGGTAAAAAAGTCATTTGTGGTGGGACGACGAGCCAAATTGTTGAGAAAATACTTGGTAAAAAGGTGGAGATAGATTTCTCAAGTATATCGGAATATTCCCCACCTATAGGATATATGGAGGGTGTAGACCTGGTTACTGAGGGAATTATCACATTGTCGCAGGTTTTCAGATACTATGAAAACCAAGACACAACTTTGGGTATTGGTGCTCAAAAACTTATCGATATGCTCGAAGAAGCTGATGTTATAACTTTTTTGGTTGGTAGGGCTATAAATCCCGCCCACCAAAACCCACTTTTTTCACATGATATCTCTTTGAAATTTAGGCTTATTCATGATATCTCTCAAACACTTAAAAAGCGTGGCAAGGTTGTAAAGATAGAGTATTACTGA
- the nuoE gene encoding NADH-quinone oxidoreductase subunit NuoE encodes MLTQTYSKVEEILKKYEYKKEMLIKILLEVQKEYRHIPKDVVYYIGTALGIPPAKIYGVATFYAQFSLKPKGEYTILICDGTACHMEGSMSLVKAIEEEIGIKPGEVTADLKFSLDKVGCLGACALAPAMVINDEVYGKLTPEQVKEILRKLRERKEEEQ; translated from the coding sequence ATGCTTACTCAAACGTACAGTAAGGTTGAAGAGATACTTAAGAAGTACGAATACAAGAAAGAGATGCTTATCAAAATCTTGCTCGAAGTCCAAAAAGAGTACAGGCACATCCCAAAGGATGTTGTATACTACATCGGCACCGCACTTGGTATCCCTCCTGCCAAAATTTATGGTGTTGCAACATTTTACGCCCAGTTTTCTCTAAAACCGAAAGGTGAGTACACAATTCTTATCTGTGATGGAACTGCATGTCATATGGAAGGTTCAATGAGTCTTGTAAAAGCTATAGAAGAAGAAATAGGTATCAAACCAGGTGAAGTTACAGCAGATTTGAAATTCAGTCTCGATAAAGTCGGTTGTCTCGGTGCATGTGCACTTGCTCCAGCTATGGTAATAAACGATGAAGTTTACGGAAAACTCACTCCAGAACAGGTTAAAGAGATTCTGAGGAAACTCAGAGAGAGGAAGGAGGAAGAACAATGA
- a CDS encoding NADH-quinone oxidoreductase subunit NuoF translates to MSTVVVNEPILKSPQELLDYIEKLKEKRERKLQKPSVYVCVGTGCTASGSRKVYARFVEVIKEKGLDIKIEKLDENDEPVKKTGCCGLCSLGPLVKIMPYGITYSHVKVDDVEEIVERTLIKGEAIERLLLTDPITDKKVERLEDATFFKNQTFYIMEAVGTSECESIEDYMARGGYSSLAKVLSGMDRLEIINMVKASGLRGRGGGGFPTGLKWEAAYKSQGDIKYVVCNADEGDPGAFMNRTLLERDPHSVLEGMIIAAYAIGARKGYAYIRAEYPIAVEMFNKAIEDAKRYGLLGENILGTDFSFELYVKEGAGAFVCGEETALLASIEGKRGVPRPRPPYPAQAGLWGKPTLINNVETYANVPKIIRDGVENYRKRGVENSPGTKMFSVTGPLKLTGIIEIQFGTTIRYILENICGGTSNGRKIKAIQIGGPSGACLPEELFDLPLDYDSLKSVGAMVGSGGIVAITDDRCMVEVARFFLDFTKRESCGKCVPCREGTMQAYNILEKFTQGKATYEDLENLEYLSEIIKTASLCGLGKTAPNPIISTLKYFRSEYIEHIEGRCPSGMCTAFKKYVIIPEKCKSCSLCARSCPNGAITGERGKPYVIDQEKCIKCGLCVTKCKFGAIELVG, encoded by the coding sequence ATGAGCACAGTTGTTGTAAATGAACCAATATTGAAAAGCCCTCAAGAATTGCTTGATTACATAGAAAAACTCAAAGAGAAAAGAGAAAGAAAGCTCCAAAAACCTTCAGTATATGTTTGTGTTGGAACTGGTTGTACAGCAAGTGGCTCAAGAAAAGTTTATGCGAGGTTTGTTGAAGTAATCAAAGAAAAAGGGCTTGATATAAAAATCGAGAAGCTCGATGAGAATGACGAACCAGTGAAGAAAACGGGATGTTGCGGGCTTTGTTCGCTTGGTCCACTGGTAAAGATAATGCCATATGGCATCACATATAGTCATGTTAAAGTGGATGACGTAGAGGAAATTGTTGAGAGAACACTTATAAAAGGAGAAGCCATTGAGCGTTTGCTTCTCACAGACCCAATTACTGACAAAAAAGTAGAAAGGTTAGAAGATGCTACATTTTTCAAGAATCAGACATTCTACATAATGGAAGCTGTCGGAACAAGTGAATGTGAAAGCATAGAAGATTATATGGCACGAGGCGGTTATTCTTCTCTTGCAAAAGTGCTCTCTGGAATGGATAGGCTTGAGATAATAAATATGGTGAAAGCTTCTGGATTACGTGGGCGTGGTGGCGGAGGCTTTCCAACAGGTTTGAAATGGGAAGCTGCGTATAAAAGCCAAGGTGACATCAAATACGTTGTTTGTAACGCCGATGAAGGTGACCCCGGAGCGTTTATGAATAGAACACTTCTTGAAAGAGACCCACATTCTGTTCTCGAAGGAATGATTATCGCAGCTTATGCAATAGGTGCAAGAAAAGGTTACGCTTACATAAGAGCCGAGTATCCAATCGCGGTCGAGATGTTCAATAAGGCAATAGAAGATGCAAAGAGATACGGTCTTCTTGGTGAAAATATACTCGGAACAGATTTCTCTTTCGAGCTTTACGTCAAAGAAGGTGCAGGAGCTTTTGTGTGTGGTGAGGAAACAGCACTCCTTGCGTCGATTGAAGGTAAAAGGGGTGTTCCAAGACCAAGACCACCATATCCAGCACAAGCGGGTCTCTGGGGTAAGCCAACACTTATAAACAACGTCGAAACATATGCAAATGTTCCAAAGATAATCAGAGATGGTGTTGAGAATTACAGAAAACGCGGTGTTGAGAATTCACCTGGTACAAAGATGTTCTCTGTTACAGGACCACTGAAGCTAACAGGTATCATTGAAATTCAATTTGGGACTACGATTAGATACATTCTCGAAAATATCTGCGGCGGAACCTCGAACGGTAGAAAGATAAAGGCTATCCAGATTGGTGGACCATCGGGAGCTTGTCTGCCAGAGGAACTTTTCGACCTCCCACTTGATTACGATTCACTAAAATCTGTTGGTGCAATGGTTGGTTCGGGAGGTATCGTGGCAATAACAGATGACAGATGTATGGTCGAAGTAGCAAGGTTTTTCCTAGATTTCACGAAACGCGAATCTTGCGGAAAGTGTGTCCCATGCAGAGAAGGAACAATGCAAGCTTACAATATACTTGAAAAATTCACACAAGGTAAAGCAACATATGAAGACTTGGAAAACCTCGAATATTTATCAGAGATTATCAAGACAGCTTCACTCTGCGGTCTTGGAAAGACGGCTCCAAACCCAATTATCAGTACCCTTAAATATTTTAGGTCCGAATACATCGAACATATTGAAGGAAGATGTCCAAGCGGAATGTGTACCGCGTTCAAGAAATACGTGATTATACCAGAAAAATGTAAGAGCTGCAGCCTGTGTGCAAGAAGTTGTCCAAACGGCGCTATCACCGGCGAGAGAGGTAAACCGTATGTAATTGACCAAGAAAAGTGTATCAAATGTGGACTGTGTGTAACAAAGTGTAAGTTCGGTGCTATAGAACTTGTTGGTTGA
- a CDS encoding [FeFe] hydrogenase, group A: protein MKIIVNGREIEIRDDARNVLEALREVGIEIPNLCYLSETSIYGACRMCLVEVDGKDIVTSCTLQPREGMVIKTHTPKIYELRKGILQLLLASHDGDCTTCEMNGKCKLQKYAQEFGLTNNRFEKISKKTITDTSSVIVRDNSKCILCGDCVRACDEIQSIAAIDFAYRGFEAQVVPSFEEKLENTECVLCGQCVAYCPTGALAIRNDVDKVYKAIEEGKYVIGMVAPAVRASLQEEFGLEDDMAAAGRMVSLLKMIGFKKVFDVAFAADLVTYEEAHEFIERLEKGEKLPQFTSCCPGWVKFAEQYYPEYLANLSSVKSPQMALGAIIKKFYAKEIGVDPKDIVLVSIMPCTAKKFEAEREEFNGDVDIVLTTREVVKIIKSTGIDIRMVEPEPFDRPFGLSSQSGLSFGKSGGVLGSVVNVINEIIGIKNIETKQISEGVRLITIELSNGKVVKGIAVFGLGNTRKIVDSIKAGELDVDIVEVMACNYGCIGGGGQPYPNDVRTREKRAKILREVQSIDVLISPTENFHMLQLYERYLNKPLSHEAHEVIHTHYKHRRRVQEEEIDILPLPEESEDKVKVSVCLGTSCYSKGSYEILEKLISVANKEEWARNLEIKGTFCVENCGKAPNVVVNDIIVSEATIEKVKEVALNELRRTKGDSSVSKSNV, encoded by the coding sequence ATGAAGATAATAGTTAATGGAAGGGAAATAGAAATACGGGACGATGCAAGAAATGTGCTTGAAGCTCTTAGAGAAGTCGGTATCGAGATTCCAAACCTTTGTTATCTCTCAGAGACATCGATATACGGAGCTTGTAGGATGTGTCTTGTTGAAGTTGACGGAAAGGATATAGTGACATCTTGTACACTGCAACCAAGGGAAGGAATGGTAATAAAGACACATACACCGAAGATTTACGAGCTGAGAAAAGGTATACTCCAACTTTTACTTGCATCTCACGACGGTGACTGTACAACATGTGAGATGAACGGAAAGTGTAAGCTGCAAAAATATGCACAAGAGTTCGGATTGACAAATAACAGGTTTGAAAAGATTTCAAAGAAAACAATTACCGACACATCATCAGTCATTGTTAGGGACAATTCCAAGTGTATCCTTTGCGGAGATTGTGTAAGGGCATGTGATGAAATTCAATCGATTGCCGCAATAGATTTCGCTTACAGGGGTTTCGAAGCTCAGGTTGTTCCATCGTTTGAAGAGAAGCTAGAAAACACAGAATGTGTTCTCTGCGGTCAATGTGTTGCATATTGTCCAACAGGTGCATTAGCAATTAGAAATGATGTTGATAAAGTGTACAAGGCTATCGAAGAGGGAAAATACGTAATTGGTATGGTAGCACCTGCAGTGAGGGCATCTCTACAAGAAGAATTTGGCTTGGAAGACGATATGGCTGCAGCAGGTAGGATGGTCTCCCTTTTGAAGATGATAGGATTTAAGAAAGTTTTTGACGTTGCGTTTGCCGCAGACCTTGTTACTTACGAAGAAGCACATGAATTCATCGAAAGATTGGAAAAAGGAGAGAAATTACCGCAATTCACGTCATGTTGTCCCGGATGGGTTAAATTCGCTGAACAATACTATCCAGAATATCTGGCTAATCTATCAAGTGTGAAATCACCTCAAATGGCACTTGGAGCAATAATTAAGAAGTTCTATGCAAAGGAAATAGGTGTTGATCCAAAAGATATCGTGCTCGTTTCAATAATGCCATGTACAGCTAAAAAATTCGAAGCGGAAAGGGAAGAATTTAATGGAGATGTTGACATTGTCCTCACAACAAGAGAAGTTGTAAAGATAATTAAGTCAACGGGAATTGATATAAGAATGGTAGAGCCCGAACCATTTGATAGACCGTTTGGACTTTCATCTCAATCTGGTTTGAGCTTTGGTAAAAGCGGAGGCGTTCTTGGAAGTGTTGTGAATGTCATTAACGAGATAATTGGAATAAAGAACATAGAAACAAAACAAATTTCCGAAGGTGTGAGACTAATAACGATTGAACTTAGCAACGGTAAGGTCGTAAAAGGCATTGCAGTCTTCGGACTTGGAAACACCAGAAAGATTGTTGATTCAATAAAAGCTGGAGAACTGGATGTAGATATTGTCGAAGTTATGGCGTGCAATTACGGTTGTATTGGCGGTGGTGGACAACCATATCCAAACGATGTAAGAACAAGAGAAAAGAGAGCAAAGATTCTCAGAGAAGTTCAAAGTATCGACGTACTGATTTCACCAACTGAAAACTTCCATATGCTTCAATTGTATGAAAGATATCTCAATAAACCCCTTAGTCACGAGGCACACGAGGTAATTCACACACATTACAAACACAGAAGGAGAGTTCAAGAAGAAGAAATCGACATACTACCTCTTCCAGAAGAATCCGAAGACAAAGTTAAGGTAAGCGTGTGCTTGGGTACATCTTGCTACTCGAAAGGTTCATATGAAATCCTTGAAAAACTCATTTCAGTCGCAAACAAAGAAGAATGGGCAAGGAACTTAGAAATTAAAGGAACGTTCTGCGTAGAAAACTGTGGAAAAGCACCAAACGTCGTAGTAAATGATATAATAGTATCTGAAGCAACAATCGAGAAAGTAAAAGAGGTGGCTTTGAATGAACTTAGAAGAACGAAAGGGGATTCTTCGGTTTCCAAAAGCAACGTTTGA
- a CDS encoding redox-sensing transcriptional repressor Rex, which produces MNLEERKGILRFPKATFERLKLYHALLSQLLIEGKQYVLSEEIAEMLRITPEQVRKDFSFLETKGKPKVGYVIKELLNELDELFGTGVDENIIIIGAGHLGSALANYKGFKNIGIRVAAIFDNDPNKIGTMVGELMVLPLKDLSRVIRRFRVKIAAICVPENAAQQVADLLVSHGIKALWNFSTRILDVPEDIIVQNEDITRGLLGLKHMLAEKERIEAESVNKKQNLTSK; this is translated from the coding sequence ATGAACTTAGAAGAACGAAAGGGGATTCTTCGGTTTCCAAAAGCAACGTTTGAACGTCTGAAACTGTACCACGCACTTTTGAGCCAGCTTCTTATCGAGGGTAAGCAATACGTTTTGTCTGAAGAAATTGCAGAGATGCTTCGTATCACTCCGGAGCAAGTAAGGAAAGACTTCTCTTTCCTTGAGACAAAGGGAAAACCAAAAGTAGGTTACGTGATTAAGGAATTGCTCAACGAACTTGATGAGCTTTTTGGAACCGGAGTAGATGAGAACATTATAATCATTGGAGCAGGACATCTTGGAAGTGCGCTTGCGAATTACAAGGGATTCAAAAATATAGGCATAAGGGTCGCAGCAATATTCGATAACGATCCAAACAAGATAGGAACGATGGTTGGCGAACTTATGGTGCTTCCGTTAAAAGACTTGTCGAGGGTCATTCGAAGATTTAGAGTGAAGATAGCAGCTATCTGTGTTCCAGAAAATGCTGCACAACAAGTTGCCGATTTGCTGGTAAGCCATGGAATAAAGGCTCTCTGGAACTTTTCTACAAGAATATTAGACGTACCAGAAGATATAATCGTGCAAAATGAAGATATAACAAGGGGATTACTCGGATTGAAACACATGCTGGCAGAAAAAGAAAGGATAGAGGCTGAAAGTGTAAACAAAAAACAAAATCTCACATCTAAATGA
- a CDS encoding carboxypeptidase M32 codes for MEELKNYYKRVAKYYSAASLLYWDMQTYMPKDAGPYRAEVLSEIGTYAFKSMIDDALGTLLETAQPQNEIEEKIVSVGKKEYYKYKKVPPELFQEIMMTSTMLEQKWEIAKPRGDFEEVRPLLEKLVELSRKYAEILGYDEEPYDALLDLYEPGMRAMSVEQIFNNVKTFTLEVLKKIESLPKTEDPFDREISVEKQKEFSTWLLHYLKYDFNKGRLDVSAHPFTNPIGLNDVRITTRYIANDMRNSIYSTIHEFGHALYALSIPAEFYGLPIGSSASYGFDESQSRFWENIVGRSLAFWKGIYQKFVEIVPEMKNYTVEDIWRAVNRVQRSYIRTEADEVTYNLHIIIRFEIERALINGELSVKDIPEKWNELFKKYIGLEVPNNTLGCMQDPHWYGGNFGYFPTYALGNLYAAQIFEKLEEEIDFEDIVSKGEFYVIKDFLREKIHSKGKMYEPAELIKMVTGKPLSYEPFVRYVKEKYSKVYGIEL; via the coding sequence ATGGAAGAGCTAAAGAATTACTACAAACGGGTGGCAAAGTATTACAGCGCAGCTTCTTTACTTTACTGGGATATGCAGACTTATATGCCAAAAGATGCAGGTCCTTACAGGGCAGAGGTTTTATCCGAAATAGGCACCTATGCTTTCAAATCCATGATCGATGATGCTCTTGGCACACTTTTGGAAACTGCACAACCACAAAATGAAATCGAAGAAAAGATAGTTTCTGTTGGAAAGAAGGAGTATTACAAGTATAAAAAAGTTCCTCCAGAACTCTTTCAGGAGATAATGATGACTTCAACGATGCTTGAACAGAAATGGGAAATTGCAAAACCAAGAGGAGATTTTGAAGAAGTAAGACCCTTGCTTGAAAAACTTGTAGAACTATCCAGAAAGTATGCAGAGATTTTAGGTTACGATGAAGAACCATACGACGCTTTACTTGACCTTTACGAACCTGGTATGAGAGCAATGAGTGTGGAGCAGATATTTAACAATGTTAAGACTTTTACTCTCGAAGTGCTTAAGAAAATAGAGAGCCTACCAAAAACAGAAGACCCATTTGATAGAGAAATCAGTGTTGAAAAACAAAAGGAATTTAGTACTTGGTTATTGCATTACCTTAAGTACGATTTCAACAAGGGCAGGTTAGATGTATCAGCACATCCATTTACTAATCCGATAGGTCTAAACGATGTGCGTATAACAACAAGGTATATTGCGAACGATATGAGGAACTCTATCTATTCAACGATTCATGAATTTGGGCATGCGTTGTATGCGCTCTCCATTCCGGCAGAATTCTATGGTTTACCAATTGGTAGCAGTGCTTCGTATGGTTTTGATGAAAGTCAATCCCGTTTTTGGGAGAATATAGTGGGTAGGAGCCTGGCATTCTGGAAAGGAATATACCAAAAGTTTGTGGAAATTGTTCCAGAAATGAAAAACTACACGGTTGAAGATATTTGGAGAGCAGTGAACAGAGTCCAAAGGTCCTACATCAGAACAGAAGCTGATGAGGTAACGTATAACTTACATATAATCATACGATTCGAAATTGAACGCGCATTAATCAACGGTGAATTGAGTGTGAAAGATATCCCCGAAAAGTGGAATGAATTATTCAAAAAGTATATAGGCTTGGAAGTCCCGAATAACACGCTCGGTTGCATGCAAGACCCGCACTGGTATGGTGGAAACTTTGGTTACTTCCCAACGTATGCACTTGGTAATCTTTACGCTGCTCAAATATTTGAGAAGTTAGAAGAAGAAATTGACTTTGAAGATATAGTTTCAAAGGGAGAGTTCTATGTCATCAAAGACTTTCTGCGAGAAAAGATTCACTCGAAAGGGAAAATGTATGAACCTGCTGAATTAATCAAGATGGTAACCGGTAAGCCACTATCTTACGAACCATTTGTTAGATACGTGAAAGAAAAATACTCGAAGGTGTATGGGATAGAACTCTGA
- a CDS encoding YifB family Mg chelatase-like AAA ATPase, translating into MFFSTKSAVIVGITPLLVNVEVDINSRSVKRDINIVGLPDTAVKESKQRILSAFKNSNVSMPDGLITVNLAPGDVKKEGTFLDFAIALAILGAAKHIPSFNAVVIGELGLDGSVKKVKGVLPILLEFQNPSTTFIIPADNIPEAVATKAKFLPFKNLYEAVQAIKTGNFPQIEYETPSFDIENHEVDFSDIRGHLVPKRALEVAASGGHNVLMVGPPGTGKTMFARRFPTILPPMSEQEIIETSKIYSAIGLLDSKLITKRPFRSPHHTSSAVAIIGGGTNVKPGEVTLAHNGVLFLDELPEFRRDVLEALREPLEDGVVTVSRSKATHIFPANFQLIAAMNPCPCGYYGDKEIACKCSSYEIRRYWKNISGPILDRIDIQIQVPRVSYEEMRGKILQTDGESSEQIRERVMKAREKQMHRYKEENIKLNAKLTHKMVEKYIRLDDKAEEILKLFVTKHKLSGRAIDKILKVSRTIADLNGDDIVDARAVSEALHYRLSSVDLEFVL; encoded by the coding sequence ATGTTTTTCAGCACGAAGTCGGCAGTTATTGTTGGTATAACTCCGCTTCTGGTAAATGTGGAGGTAGATATAAACTCGCGGAGCGTAAAAAGAGACATCAACATTGTCGGACTACCAGATACCGCAGTTAAAGAGAGCAAGCAAAGAATTCTCAGTGCTTTCAAGAATTCAAATGTTTCTATGCCCGATGGGCTTATCACTGTTAACTTAGCACCTGGAGATGTTAAAAAAGAAGGTACCTTTTTAGATTTTGCAATTGCATTAGCTATTTTAGGAGCAGCAAAACACATACCTTCCTTCAACGCTGTTGTTATTGGAGAGTTAGGTTTAGATGGAAGCGTCAAAAAAGTCAAAGGTGTCCTTCCTATATTGTTGGAATTTCAGAATCCTTCGACTACCTTTATCATCCCTGCGGATAATATCCCTGAAGCTGTAGCTACTAAAGCAAAATTCCTACCTTTTAAAAATCTCTACGAAGCGGTCCAAGCAATTAAGACAGGGAACTTTCCTCAAATTGAGTATGAAACACCGAGCTTTGATATTGAAAACCACGAAGTGGACTTTTCGGATATCCGTGGGCATTTAGTTCCAAAACGAGCTTTAGAAGTTGCAGCAAGCGGTGGACATAATGTACTGATGGTTGGACCACCAGGCACGGGAAAAACAATGTTTGCTCGAAGGTTTCCAACTATACTGCCACCTATGAGTGAACAGGAAATCATCGAAACTTCGAAAATATATAGTGCTATTGGTCTGTTGGATTCAAAACTTATCACTAAAAGACCGTTCAGAAGTCCGCACCATACTTCAAGTGCGGTGGCTATAATTGGCGGAGGTACCAACGTCAAGCCTGGAGAGGTGACCCTTGCTCACAATGGTGTGTTGTTCTTGGATGAGCTTCCTGAATTTCGAAGGGATGTTTTGGAAGCGCTCCGTGAACCTCTTGAAGATGGAGTGGTTACTGTTTCTCGTTCAAAAGCCACGCATATCTTTCCGGCCAACTTTCAGTTAATTGCGGCGATGAATCCCTGTCCATGTGGTTACTATGGAGACAAAGAAATAGCCTGCAAATGTTCTTCTTATGAAATTAGAAGATACTGGAAAAATATCTCAGGTCCGATACTTGATAGGATAGACATTCAAATTCAGGTTCCCAGGGTCTCGTACGAAGAGATGCGTGGAAAAATTTTACAAACAGACGGGGAATCGAGTGAGCAAATTCGTGAAAGGGTAATGAAAGCGCGAGAAAAACAGATGCATAGATACAAAGAAGAGAATATAAAGCTAAATGCAAAGTTGACGCACAAAATGGTTGAGAAGTATATTAGACTGGACGACAAAGCAGAGGAGATTTTGAAACTTTTTGTCACAAAGCACAAGCTTTCAGGAAGGGCTATAGATAAAATCTTGAAAGTTTCAAGAACCATCGCAGACCTCAATGGTGATGATATTGTTGATGCAAGAGCTGTTAGTGAAGCATTGCATTACAGGTTGAGCAGCGTAGATTTAGAGTTTGTACTCTGA
- a CDS encoding NUDIX hydrolase: MKRFLGEFNYYAVCVPVYERKILFEVRSENIPQPLEVSFPGGRIEENEQPYEAALRELKEETGLQTVKLLFEVEPLITPFNSVVYPFAVSVDLYELCINKSEVKETFLVPLEHFEKPYSIGYVDVELKPREDFPYHLIPFGKEYNWKRGVYKVIFYKYENYIIWGLTARIAQRVYELMKEQGG; encoded by the coding sequence TTGAAACGCTTCCTTGGTGAATTTAATTACTACGCAGTATGTGTTCCTGTTTATGAGCGTAAAATTCTTTTTGAAGTGAGGTCGGAAAACATCCCACAACCGTTGGAAGTATCGTTTCCAGGTGGGCGCATTGAAGAAAATGAGCAACCATATGAAGCAGCCTTAAGGGAGCTTAAAGAAGAGACAGGACTTCAAACTGTTAAATTACTTTTCGAAGTGGAACCACTTATCACACCTTTCAATTCAGTTGTATACCCATTTGCTGTTTCTGTAGACCTCTACGAACTTTGTATAAACAAAAGTGAGGTGAAGGAAACCTTTTTAGTCCCACTTGAACACTTTGAAAAACCCTATTCCATTGGTTACGTCGATGTAGAACTCAAACCGCGTGAAGACTTTCCATATCATCTCATACCTTTTGGAAAAGAATACAATTGGAAGCGAGGGGTTTATAAGGTCATTTTTTACAAATATGAAAACTATATAATCTGGGGGTTAACTGCACGAATTGCTCAAAGGGTCTACGAGTTAATGAAAGAACAAGGGGGATAG